A genomic segment from Actinomadura hallensis encodes:
- a CDS encoding TetR/AcrR family transcriptional regulator — MTELEKGPQGRRRGRGARERILSASRKLFREQGINNTGMDQLCAVAQVSKRTAYQHFTGKDDLIAEYLRRFDPDIMPSVFDRTDLTPRERLLAAFDVPANGTQDTTPLCPFIAAAVEINDPRHPARRSVCDYKKAVAARFIETAREAGATNPEQLGEQLALLLDGASARTRALNTETLPTAAAIAATLIDNAIPAPEPSAPRT, encoded by the coding sequence GTGACCGAGTTGGAGAAGGGTCCCCAAGGCCGACGCCGCGGCCGGGGCGCGCGTGAGCGCATCCTCAGCGCGTCTCGGAAATTGTTCCGCGAGCAGGGCATCAACAACACCGGGATGGACCAGCTCTGTGCGGTGGCCCAAGTGTCGAAACGCACGGCCTACCAGCACTTCACCGGCAAGGACGACCTCATCGCCGAATACCTGCGCCGGTTCGATCCCGACATCATGCCCTCGGTGTTCGACCGCACCGACCTCACGCCCCGCGAGCGACTGCTTGCCGCCTTCGACGTGCCCGCGAACGGGACGCAGGACACCACGCCCCTGTGCCCCTTCATCGCGGCGGCCGTCGAGATCAACGACCCTCGGCACCCCGCACGCCGGTCCGTGTGCGACTACAAGAAGGCCGTGGCCGCGCGGTTCATCGAAACGGCCCGCGAAGCCGGCGCCACCAACCCCGAACAACTCGGCGAACAACTGGCGCTGCTCCTCGATGGCGCCTCGGCTCGCACCCGGGCCCTCAACACCGAAACCCTCCCGACCGCGGCCGCCATCGCCGCCACCCTCATCGACAACGCCATACCCGCGCCGGAGCCGTCAGCGCCCAGGACCTGA
- a CDS encoding TetR/AcrR family transcriptional regulator gives MPRNRRPQDREEKREEILAAAQRLFIDDGYESASMSQIAKNAGVTVNTIYWYFRDKDDLLIAVLDRLLAEALAQYATIADRPLNDRLLWAVDQLERLHGLVNTVHTRALVSPAVHAWHTGFHELADTLIADDLRKAGAAEADLPAMTAIGTFVIEGLLTHRHGDADKRAVIDLLVHKLTTVPTRS, from the coding sequence GTGCCCCGGAACCGACGCCCCCAAGACCGCGAGGAGAAACGCGAGGAGATCCTCGCCGCCGCCCAGCGGCTGTTCATCGACGACGGCTACGAGTCGGCGTCCATGAGCCAGATCGCCAAGAACGCCGGCGTCACCGTCAACACGATCTACTGGTACTTCCGCGACAAGGACGACCTGCTCATCGCCGTCCTGGACCGCCTGCTGGCCGAAGCCCTCGCCCAGTACGCGACCATCGCCGACCGGCCGCTCAACGACCGGCTCCTGTGGGCCGTCGACCAGCTCGAACGGCTGCACGGCCTCGTCAACACCGTCCACACCCGCGCCCTGGTCTCACCCGCCGTCCACGCCTGGCACACCGGCTTCCACGAACTCGCCGACACCCTGATCGCCGACGACCTCCGCAAAGCCGGCGCCGCCGAAGCCGACCTCCCCGCCATGACCGCGATCGGCACCTTTGTCATCGAAGGCCTCCTCACTCACCGGCACGGCGACGCCGACAAACGAGCCGTGATCGACCTCCTCGTCCACAAGCTCACCACCGTGCCGACCCGAAGCTGA
- a CDS encoding LamG domain-containing protein codes for MGVRLRFSESRMTAFGMRARTVGVLVSGVLAASAFTAPAAEADEYPTRYAGWSMDEAEGPVAHAVADGSVANPRADLRFTRGVEFGQAGNSGNADRSVRLNGRNDFGRARFLASTSRPFMFSTWVKLASLDGDQIAVSQGMADGSVFELGWIGDRWTFRHRTVHGDTVASVTRDMAQAADGTPWTEHWVSLMGGYDPIAGEVWLRTQADGEFEKCVPDEPWNCYSESLMPPETEVAPTGWTTSPGKGPLLFGATADGSKRHSFWNGWLDDSQLWPLTHTDQPLLRVIYGETVPTPPTRH; via the coding sequence ATGGGTGTGCGGCTGCGTTTCTCGGAGTCGAGGATGACCGCGTTCGGTATGCGTGCACGCACCGTCGGTGTGCTGGTTTCGGGAGTGCTGGCCGCCTCCGCGTTCACGGCTCCGGCCGCCGAAGCGGACGAGTATCCGACGCGTTATGCGGGCTGGTCGATGGACGAGGCCGAGGGGCCGGTGGCGCATGCCGTGGCCGACGGCAGTGTCGCGAACCCGCGTGCCGATCTGAGGTTCACGCGTGGGGTGGAATTCGGGCAGGCGGGCAATTCGGGGAATGCCGACAGATCCGTTCGGCTGAACGGCCGGAACGATTTCGGCAGGGCCAGGTTCCTGGCGAGCACCAGCAGGCCCTTCATGTTCTCCACCTGGGTGAAGCTCGCGTCTCTCGACGGTGACCAGATCGCCGTCAGCCAGGGCATGGCGGACGGCAGCGTTTTCGAACTCGGCTGGATCGGCGACCGGTGGACCTTCCGGCATCGCACCGTTCACGGGGACACCGTGGCCTCGGTGACACGAGACATGGCGCAGGCGGCGGACGGCACGCCGTGGACCGAGCACTGGGTCTCCCTCATGGGCGGTTACGATCCGATCGCCGGCGAAGTCTGGCTGCGCACCCAAGCCGACGGGGAATTCGAGAAATGCGTACCCGACGAGCCGTGGAACTGCTACTCCGAGAGCTTGATGCCGCCGGAGACCGAGGTGGCGCCGACCGGGTGGACGACATCACCCGGTAAGGGGCCGCTCCTATTCGGCGCGACGGCCGACGGCAGCAAGCGACACTCATTCTGGAACGGCTGGCTCGACGACTCCCAGCTCTGGCCTCTGACCCACACCGACCAGCCCCTGCTGAGGGTCATCTACGGCGAAACGGTTCCGACCCCTCCCACACGTCACTGA
- a CDS encoding DUF3556 domain-containing protein: MGFKQGDLPPVDPAEFGSMPTMARMKLLAQHWIDYGFGAPKIFHTIYLVKGLFFFVGGWLVIGVTTPGLPLWDLGAWWGELIVLQKAMLWVVLWSATGYNESWGPLAFKFMPMTAAHRYWIRTGTLRLPPWPDKVPLTKGDERKPIDVALYVAMVAVLALGLIHSGEQTAAAYSEAGLVPAWPFIAYIVLQVLLGLRDKVAFLASRPEQYSVVLLGFGALTAMSGGAVDMIIVAKIAMFAVWWGAFLSKIGVHFTPTVQAMLNNSPINRFKAFRHGLYRNPPEDMMPSRLAFFFAHVLGTFVEFSLPLIILFSTNWTVTVLATISLMIFHVFIYSMFALAMPQEWNLFYVFYTPFVFLGFFNGDGYAPWDASSVWIVVGAVVLTLTGPLIGNFRPDKISFLISMRQYAGNWASAIMAFRTNGAEAKLDNPNFVTSIPSHRHQLYTLFGPEVAEIFLQKTAAFRMTQSQGRGQMSIMMNHVDDLDNYHLREGEMMCTHFVGWQFGDGHLFDEFTIAAIQKRCNFEPGEWVTVWTEAQPLHKKTLEYKVIDAALGVVERGHYVVADAVAQQPWLPDGPIDYTVTWRKPGYEPGVFASGQATDAMIS, translated from the coding sequence ATGGGATTCAAGCAGGGAGACCTACCTCCCGTTGATCCGGCCGAGTTCGGATCGATGCCCACGATGGCCCGGATGAAGTTGCTGGCCCAGCACTGGATCGATTACGGATTCGGTGCTCCGAAGATCTTCCACACCATCTATCTGGTGAAGGGGTTGTTCTTCTTCGTCGGTGGCTGGCTGGTCATCGGAGTCACCACGCCGGGCCTGCCGTTGTGGGACCTGGGCGCCTGGTGGGGCGAGCTGATCGTCCTGCAGAAGGCCATGCTGTGGGTCGTCCTGTGGTCGGCCACCGGCTACAACGAGTCCTGGGGGCCGCTGGCCTTCAAGTTCATGCCGATGACCGCGGCGCACCGCTACTGGATCCGCACCGGCACGCTGCGGCTGCCGCCCTGGCCCGACAAGGTTCCCCTCACCAAGGGCGACGAGCGCAAGCCGATCGATGTCGCGTTGTACGTCGCGATGGTGGCCGTGCTCGCCCTGGGCCTGATCCATTCCGGCGAGCAGACCGCAGCCGCGTACAGCGAAGCCGGATTGGTGCCGGCCTGGCCGTTCATCGCCTACATCGTCCTGCAGGTCCTCCTGGGGTTGCGCGACAAGGTCGCCTTCCTGGCCTCGCGACCCGAGCAGTACTCCGTCGTCCTGCTCGGCTTCGGTGCGCTGACCGCGATGTCCGGCGGCGCCGTGGACATGATCATCGTCGCCAAGATCGCGATGTTCGCGGTCTGGTGGGGCGCCTTCCTGTCCAAGATCGGCGTGCACTTCACCCCGACGGTGCAGGCGATGCTGAACAACTCGCCCATCAACAGGTTCAAGGCGTTCCGTCACGGGCTCTACCGCAACCCGCCGGAAGACATGATGCCCAGCCGGCTGGCGTTCTTCTTCGCCCACGTCCTCGGCACGTTCGTGGAGTTCTCGCTGCCGCTGATCATCCTCTTCTCGACCAACTGGACCGTCACCGTGCTGGCGACGATCAGCCTGATGATCTTCCACGTGTTCATCTACTCGATGTTCGCGCTGGCGATGCCGCAGGAGTGGAACCTCTTCTACGTGTTCTACACGCCGTTCGTCTTCCTCGGGTTCTTCAACGGTGACGGCTACGCACCGTGGGATGCCAGCTCGGTCTGGATCGTCGTGGGCGCGGTGGTGCTGACCCTGACGGGTCCGCTGATCGGCAACTTCCGGCCCGACAAGATCTCGTTCCTGATCTCCATGCGCCAGTACGCCGGGAACTGGGCGTCAGCGATCATGGCCTTCCGCACCAACGGAGCCGAGGCCAAGCTCGACAACCCGAACTTCGTGACCTCCATCCCGAGCCACCGCCACCAGCTCTACACGTTGTTCGGGCCCGAGGTGGCCGAGATCTTCCTGCAGAAGACCGCGGCCTTCCGGATGACCCAGTCGCAGGGTCGAGGACAGATGTCGATCATGATGAACCACGTCGACGATCTGGACAACTACCACCTGCGCGAGGGCGAGATGATGTGCACGCACTTCGTGGGCTGGCAGTTCGGCGACGGCCACCTGTTCGACGAGTTCACCATCGCGGCCATCCAGAAGCGCTGCAACTTCGAGCCCGGCGAATGGGTCACCGTCTGGACCGAGGCCCAGCCGCTGCACAAGAAGACCCTGGAGTACAAGGTCATCGACGCGGCCCTGGGTGTCGTGGAACGCGGTCACTACGTCGTCGCGGACGCGGTGGCGCAACAGCCGTGGCTGCCCGACGGTCCCATCGACTACACGGTTACCTGGCGGAAGCCGGGCTATGAACCGGGGGTGTTCGCCTCGGGTCAGGCCACCGACGCAATGATCAGTTGA
- a CDS encoding MmcQ/YjbR family DNA-binding protein: protein MRGEQFLDLVLKLPEVTEREAFSDLTGFRVRGRGFCYLNEDEHVAILKATREEQAALIAEDPATYSASWASGRFAWVQVKLATADPEEVAELVTEAWRLSAPKRLADTLSGSRWGS from the coding sequence ATGCGCGGTGAACAGTTTCTGGATCTGGTGTTGAAGCTGCCGGAGGTCACCGAACGCGAAGCGTTCTCCGACCTGACCGGCTTCCGGGTCCGCGGCAGAGGGTTCTGCTACCTCAACGAGGACGAACACGTCGCCATCCTCAAGGCCACCCGGGAGGAGCAGGCCGCCCTCATCGCCGAGGACCCCGCCACCTACTCCGCCTCCTGGGCCAGCGGACGCTTCGCGTGGGTCCAGGTCAAGCTCGCCACCGCCGACCCGGAAGAGGTGGCCGAACTGGTCACCGAAGCCTGGCGGTTGTCGGCGCCCAAACGTCTCGCCGACACACTGTCGGGCTCACGATGGGGCTCATAG
- a CDS encoding SDR family oxidoreductase: MSKETVLITGGTSGIGLATARLLHERGANVLVTGRNPETIRSARSALPDEVAILQADVASLDDTDRVVQHARERFGALTGLFLNAGINKAMPLEAVDESTYDEVFAVNAKGQFFTLQKALPLLADKASVVFTVGIAAVRGLAGATLGGGSKGALLTMVPSLAVELAPRGVRVNAVSPGAISTPIWTKSGLSAEQLTAVTESMAAGIPLKRLGEAEEVAAMVAFLLSDAAGYITGENFLVGGGAGLRV; this comes from the coding sequence ATGAGTAAGGAAACCGTGCTCATCACGGGGGGAACCAGCGGGATCGGTCTCGCCACCGCACGGCTGCTGCACGAGCGGGGCGCGAACGTGCTGGTGACCGGCCGGAACCCGGAAACGATCCGGTCAGCGCGCTCCGCGCTCCCCGACGAGGTCGCCATCCTGCAGGCCGACGTGGCCTCGCTCGACGACACCGACCGCGTCGTCCAGCACGCGCGTGAGCGCTTCGGAGCCCTCACGGGCCTGTTCCTGAACGCCGGGATCAACAAGGCGATGCCCCTCGAAGCGGTCGACGAGAGCACCTATGACGAGGTGTTCGCCGTGAACGCGAAGGGGCAGTTCTTCACGCTGCAGAAGGCATTGCCGCTGCTGGCGGACAAGGCGTCTGTGGTCTTCACCGTAGGTATCGCGGCCGTCCGCGGACTCGCGGGCGCGACTCTTGGCGGGGGCAGCAAGGGCGCGCTGCTGACGATGGTCCCGTCGCTCGCCGTCGAGCTCGCGCCGCGCGGGGTCCGGGTGAACGCGGTCAGCCCAGGCGCGATCTCGACGCCGATATGGACCAAGTCAGGGTTGTCGGCCGAGCAGCTGACCGCGGTCACCGAGTCCATGGCCGCCGGGATCCCGCTCAAGCGGCTCGGTGAGGCCGAGGAGGTCGCCGCGATGGTGGCGTTCCTGCTCTCGGACGCCGCCGGCTACATCACCGGCGAGAACTTTCTCGTCGGCGGGGGCGCCGGTCTCCGCGTCTGA
- a CDS encoding class I adenylate-forming enzyme family protein, with protein MTLDYFPWVLAARFTDSPAVRDRRTELTFTQLDARVAAVSSQFAAHGIGHGDVVAVMLPNRVELVLAMFAAWRLGAVVTPVNPAFTSVEAGHQLEDAGAVLVVNESGEELRPGAPSIAVGDLATEPVGPVGEPAPVAPTDLALLIYTSGSTGRPKGVMISHANTDVMTATIGEAVELTADDHCLLVLPLFHANALMVSLLATLRVGGQLSILESFSASGFLDEVERLRPTFFSAVPTIYALLVTKVDGRDMSSLRFVVCGAAPATRELLAACEEKLGVPVLEGYGLTEGTCASTLNPLHGPRKAGTVGKALPGQRIRIVDEDLQDVPTGTSGEVLISGDVVMSGYLGNPEATAETVVDGWLRTGDVGRLDEDGYLTLVDRIKDMIIRGGENLYPKEIENAIGSLPGVLEVAVVGKPDAVLGEVPVAFIVPYPDANLTPEDVIDHCKSRLTRVKVPTEVTILTELPKNPVGKIDKPTLRNTLSA; from the coding sequence ATGACTTTGGATTATTTCCCGTGGGTGCTGGCTGCCCGATTCACTGATTCCCCGGCTGTGCGCGATCGTCGGACCGAACTCACGTTCACCCAACTCGATGCCCGCGTCGCTGCGGTGTCGTCGCAATTCGCCGCCCATGGAATCGGTCACGGTGACGTGGTTGCCGTGATGTTGCCCAACCGCGTCGAGCTGGTGCTCGCCATGTTCGCCGCTTGGCGACTGGGCGCAGTCGTCACACCGGTCAATCCGGCGTTCACCTCCGTCGAGGCCGGACATCAGCTCGAGGACGCCGGAGCCGTATTGGTGGTCAACGAGAGCGGTGAGGAGTTGCGTCCGGGGGCTCCGAGCATCGCCGTCGGCGACCTGGCCACCGAACCCGTCGGCCCCGTCGGCGAGCCGGCGCCGGTCGCGCCGACCGACCTCGCGTTGCTGATCTACACCAGCGGCTCCACCGGCCGCCCCAAGGGCGTGATGATCAGCCACGCCAACACCGACGTGATGACGGCCACGATCGGAGAGGCGGTGGAGCTCACGGCAGACGATCATTGCCTGCTGGTGCTGCCGCTCTTCCACGCCAACGCACTCATGGTCAGCCTGCTGGCCACGCTGCGGGTGGGCGGCCAGTTGTCGATCCTCGAATCGTTCTCGGCATCGGGGTTCCTCGACGAAGTCGAGCGACTGCGGCCCACCTTCTTCTCGGCGGTCCCGACCATCTATGCACTTCTGGTCACCAAGGTCGACGGACGGGACATGTCGTCGCTGCGGTTCGTCGTGTGCGGGGCCGCGCCCGCGACCCGGGAACTGCTGGCGGCGTGCGAGGAGAAGCTGGGTGTCCCGGTCCTCGAGGGCTACGGGCTGACCGAGGGCACCTGCGCCTCCACGCTGAACCCGCTGCACGGCCCCCGCAAGGCCGGCACCGTCGGCAAGGCGCTGCCCGGCCAGCGGATACGGATCGTCGATGAGGACCTTCAGGACGTACCGACAGGTACGAGCGGCGAGGTCCTCATCTCCGGCGACGTCGTGATGTCGGGCTATCTCGGCAATCCGGAGGCGACAGCTGAAACCGTCGTCGACGGCTGGCTGCGGACCGGAGACGTGGGCCGGCTCGACGAGGACGGTTATCTGACCCTCGTCGACCGGATCAAAGACATGATCATCCGAGGCGGAGAGAACCTCTACCCCAAGGAGATCGAGAACGCGATCGGCAGCCTGCCCGGAGTCCTCGAAGTCGCGGTCGTGGGCAAGCCCGATGCCGTCCTCGGCGAGGTACCGGTCGCGTTCATCGTGCCCTACCCCGACGCGAACCTCACACCCGAGGACGTGATCGACCACTGCAAGAGCCGGCTGACCAGGGTCAAGGTCCCCACCGAGGTCACGATCCTCACGGAGCTGCCGAAGAACCCGGTCGGAAAGATCGACAAGCCGACGCTGCGGAACACGCTCTCTGCCTGA
- a CDS encoding SDR family NAD(P)-dependent oxidoreductase yields MTTVPRSALISGASAGIGATFARHLAARGYQLLLVARRADRLHDLAAQLTEQHKVRCEVFAADLTDPASPAAILRYADEQGLNIDVLINNAGLSGKTAFADTPWDSLAGEIQLMVTAQTELAHRVIPGMKERRWGRIVNLSSLAAFAPPAASLLYTGIKSYVLNTSQALDMELKPHGIHVTALCPGFTHTEFHDVMGTRDKANRLPGILWQQPEAVVAEGWKAVQNGKPVCVPGLVNKISVAAMKPLPIRLAYLAGKTLNPFKNS; encoded by the coding sequence GTGACCACCGTCCCCCGCTCCGCGCTCATCAGCGGCGCCTCCGCAGGCATCGGCGCGACGTTCGCCCGCCACCTGGCCGCCCGCGGCTACCAACTGCTGCTGGTCGCCCGCCGCGCCGACCGCCTCCACGACCTCGCCGCCCAGCTCACCGAACAGCACAAGGTCCGATGTGAGGTCTTCGCCGCCGACCTCACCGACCCCGCCTCCCCTGCAGCGATCCTGCGATACGCCGACGAGCAGGGCCTGAACATTGACGTGCTGATCAACAACGCCGGACTGTCGGGCAAGACAGCGTTCGCCGACACCCCCTGGGACTCTCTCGCCGGAGAGATCCAGTTGATGGTGACCGCCCAGACCGAACTCGCCCACCGCGTCATCCCCGGCATGAAGGAACGCCGCTGGGGCCGCATCGTCAACCTGTCCTCCCTCGCCGCGTTTGCCCCGCCCGCAGCCAGCCTGCTCTACACCGGCATCAAGTCCTACGTCCTCAACACCTCCCAAGCCCTCGACATGGAACTCAAACCCCACGGCATCCACGTCACCGCCCTGTGTCCCGGCTTCACCCACACCGAGTTCCACGACGTCATGGGCACCCGCGACAAAGCCAACCGCCTCCCCGGCATCCTGTGGCAGCAGCCCGAAGCCGTCGTGGCCGAAGGCTGGAAAGCCGTCCAGAACGGCAAGCCCGTGTGCGTCCCCGGACTCGTCAACAAGATCTCCGTCGCCGCCATGAAACCCCTGCCCATCCGCCTTGCCTACCTCGCCGGCAAGACGCTCAACCCCTTCAAGAACAGCTGA
- a CDS encoding LysR family transcriptional regulator, producing MSLRQYEYALAIAAEGSVTAAAEVLRVAQPSVSQQIRSLERDLGVELFARTPTGLVPTSVGRAFLREAEVAVSAARRARAMARAGADGLAGELVVAVQMGLGTRQLPGALAALRRRYPRLEVTVFEEPSSAELERLCRRGLPDLTLMAECEQSPVGHHLGDEEFVVVLGPGHWGLAADRVELRDLKGEPWVRFDRDSALDGVLLGALRVSEITPVTAGRVSQTATAVRWAAHGLGVTLVPASAVPRGHEHLVRPVFPIVSQPVIAVVRNGAGPAETVLLELLRQETWYESPSLSPVP from the coding sequence ATGAGCCTTCGCCAGTACGAGTACGCCTTGGCCATCGCCGCGGAAGGCTCGGTCACGGCGGCGGCCGAGGTGCTGCGCGTCGCTCAGCCGTCGGTGTCCCAGCAGATCCGCAGTCTCGAGCGGGACCTCGGCGTAGAGCTGTTCGCGCGCACACCGACGGGACTGGTGCCCACCAGCGTCGGCCGCGCGTTCCTGCGGGAGGCGGAGGTGGCGGTGAGCGCCGCGCGGCGCGCGCGGGCGATGGCGCGGGCCGGCGCCGACGGGCTGGCGGGCGAGCTGGTGGTCGCGGTGCAGATGGGCCTCGGCACGCGGCAACTGCCGGGCGCATTGGCCGCCCTCCGCCGCCGCTACCCGCGGTTGGAGGTCACCGTATTCGAGGAGCCGAGCTCCGCGGAACTGGAGCGGTTGTGCCGCCGGGGCCTTCCGGACCTCACTCTGATGGCGGAGTGCGAGCAGAGCCCCGTAGGCCACCACCTGGGTGACGAGGAGTTCGTCGTGGTCCTGGGCCCCGGGCACTGGGGCCTCGCCGCGGACCGGGTCGAGCTACGCGACTTGAAGGGGGAGCCGTGGGTGCGGTTCGACCGTGACAGCGCGCTTGACGGCGTGCTGCTGGGGGCGCTGCGGGTCAGCGAGATCACGCCGGTGACGGCCGGCCGCGTGTCCCAGACGGCGACGGCCGTGCGCTGGGCCGCCCATGGTCTGGGAGTGACGCTCGTGCCCGCCTCCGCGGTACCCCGCGGTCACGAGCACCTCGTGCGCCCGGTGTTCCCGATCGTGTCCCAGCCGGTCATCGCCGTGGTGCGCAACGGTGCGGGCCCGGCGGAGACGGTGCTGCTCGAACTCCTGCGCCAGGAGACGTGGTACGAGTCCCCCTCCCTCTCACCGGTGCCCTGA
- the cas2e gene encoding type I-E CRISPR-associated endoribonuclease Cas2e, giving the protein MTIIILTNCPAGLRGFLTRWLMEISPGVFIGGPSARIREALWDEVHKYADTGRALLAYTTNNEQGFTFETRDHKWHPVDHEGLTLIRRPKSRPTVSAKPPPTGWSKASKRRRYGKR; this is encoded by the coding sequence GTGACCATCATCATCCTCACCAACTGCCCCGCCGGCCTGCGCGGCTTCCTCACCCGCTGGCTGATGGAGATCTCCCCCGGCGTCTTCATCGGCGGCCCGTCCGCCCGCATCCGCGAAGCCCTCTGGGACGAGGTCCACAAGTACGCCGACACCGGCCGCGCCCTGCTCGCCTACACGACCAACAACGAACAAGGCTTCACCTTCGAAACCCGCGACCACAAGTGGCACCCCGTCGACCACGAGGGCCTCACCCTGATTCGCCGCCCCAAGTCTCGGCCCACCGTCTCCGCCAAGCCCCCACCTACAGGCTGGAGCAAGGCCTCCAAACGCCGCCGCTACGGCAAGCGCTAG
- a CDS encoding SDR family NAD(P)-dependent oxidoreductase, which produces MGKLDGKVAVITGATSGLALAGAKLFVEEGAHVFITGRRQEALDEAVKLIGGNVTGVRADSAGLDDLDRLFDVVKREKGAIDVLWASAGIGEEAKLGEITEEHFDRTFALNARGTLFTAQKALPLFNDGGSIFMTGSVASVKGWPYWSVYAASKAVQRAYARVWLSELKDRRIRVNVLSPGQIATPIQQELFDEETMRQFESLIPRGKMGSPEEIATVALFLASDDSSYVNGMELAVDGGTSAI; this is translated from the coding sequence GTGGGGAAGCTCGACGGCAAGGTGGCGGTAATCACTGGTGCGACGAGCGGGTTGGCGCTGGCCGGCGCCAAGCTCTTCGTTGAGGAAGGAGCTCACGTCTTCATCACGGGACGGCGGCAGGAAGCACTGGACGAAGCCGTCAAGCTGATCGGCGGGAACGTGACCGGCGTGCGGGCCGACTCGGCCGGCCTGGACGATCTGGACCGGCTGTTCGACGTGGTCAAGAGGGAGAAGGGCGCGATCGACGTCCTGTGGGCGAGCGCCGGGATTGGCGAGGAGGCCAAGCTCGGCGAGATCACGGAAGAGCACTTCGACAGGACGTTCGCGCTGAACGCGCGCGGCACGCTCTTCACGGCGCAGAAGGCTCTACCGCTGTTCAACGACGGTGGCTCGATCTTCATGACCGGGTCGGTCGCCTCGGTCAAGGGCTGGCCCTACTGGAGTGTCTATGCGGCGAGCAAGGCCGTGCAGCGCGCCTACGCCCGCGTGTGGCTGTCCGAGTTGAAGGACAGAAGGATCCGGGTGAACGTGCTGAGCCCCGGCCAGATCGCCACGCCGATTCAGCAGGAGTTGTTCGACGAGGAGACGATGCGGCAGTTCGAGTCCCTGATCCCTCGGGGAAAGATGGGCAGCCCCGAAGAGATCGCAACGGTCGCGCTGTTCCTCGCGTCGGACGACTCCAGCTACGTGAATGGCATGGAACTGGCTGTCGACGGCGGAACTTCGGCAATCTGA
- a CDS encoding SDR family oxidoreductase, with translation MNEYRGKSAVITGGGNGIGFATAKLLVDGGAHVLIMGRSQNTLDAALERLGENAVAVRGDVASLPDLDTLADRAKSEFGTFDALFVNAGVARTMPLDSTTEDFYDELFAINVKGAYFTVQKLAPLLSTGAGVVFTTSVANVMGLPETSVYAAGKAALRSLARSLSGELLPRGIRVNAISPGPVDTQILERSGMTEEAAKQFKKEQASHNPMKRFGTPAEVARAAAFFAFDATYTTGAELAVDGGATQL, from the coding sequence ATGAATGAGTACCGCGGCAAGAGCGCTGTAATCACGGGTGGCGGCAACGGCATCGGATTCGCGACGGCGAAGCTGCTGGTGGACGGCGGAGCACACGTGTTGATCATGGGTCGTTCCCAGAACACGCTCGATGCGGCGCTGGAGCGGCTCGGCGAGAATGCGGTGGCCGTCCGAGGGGATGTCGCCTCACTGCCCGACCTGGATACGCTGGCCGACAGGGCGAAAAGCGAGTTCGGCACGTTCGACGCCCTGTTCGTCAACGCCGGTGTGGCACGCACCATGCCTCTCGATTCGACGACCGAGGATTTCTACGACGAGCTTTTTGCGATCAACGTCAAGGGCGCCTACTTCACCGTGCAGAAGCTCGCCCCCCTGCTGAGCACGGGCGCCGGCGTCGTCTTCACCACCTCGGTCGCGAACGTCATGGGCCTGCCGGAGACCAGCGTCTACGCGGCCGGCAAGGCAGCGTTGCGCTCGCTGGCCCGCAGCCTCTCAGGCGAGCTGCTCCCGCGCGGGATCCGCGTCAACGCGATCAGCCCCGGTCCCGTCGACACGCAGATCCTGGAGCGGAGCGGGATGACGGAAGAGGCCGCCAAGCAGTTCAAGAAGGAACAGGCGTCGCACAACCCCATGAAACGCTTCGGAACACCCGCCGAAGTCGCCAGGGCGGCCGCGTTCTTCGCCTTCGATGCCACCTACACCACCGGCGCCGAACTCGCCGTGGACGGGGGCGCCACCCAGCTCTGA